A window from Leptospira meyeri encodes these proteins:
- a CDS encoding PAS domain S-box protein: MIPDHPVNYAQMVLDNSTDAIVLMGTNYSVLAFNQNLDTTIQEYSGKILKTGDDYRDFVIAADKDVFFELFQTAVRGESVTIERLASLNQISVWYEYKMAPTYDKDKNLLGVCLRAKNIDAKKKMEIALSESEQKFRNLIESAPNAILIVDSRGKIIHCNLETENTFGFSREEIINQSVELLVPFHHRNGHDRMIEGYFQSPRPMRIGKDQVTTAVKKDGSEIFVEVSLNGFVVNQTSYVSAIIVDITEKVLADQKIKNQIQELKEIARIQSHEIRSPLSNILGLVNLLESGMPEETKKEIYTHLRKSATDLDTLICGIVKKTAISLSQ; encoded by the coding sequence ATGATTCCTGATCATCCAGTCAATTATGCGCAAATGGTATTAGATAATTCCACTGACGCCATTGTACTGATGGGAACCAATTATTCTGTCCTAGCCTTCAATCAAAATTTAGATACCACCATCCAAGAATACTCTGGAAAGATTCTAAAAACAGGAGATGACTATCGAGATTTTGTCATTGCCGCCGACAAAGACGTGTTTTTTGAACTCTTCCAAACTGCAGTTCGTGGGGAAAGTGTTACAATCGAACGGTTAGCCAGTCTCAACCAAATTTCCGTTTGGTATGAATACAAAATGGCTCCCACTTATGATAAGGACAAAAACCTTTTAGGAGTCTGCTTACGTGCAAAGAATATCGATGCAAAAAAGAAAATGGAAATTGCTCTTTCCGAAAGTGAACAGAAATTTCGTAACCTAATAGAATCAGCACCAAACGCCATACTGATCGTAGACTCTAGAGGAAAAATCATTCACTGCAATTTAGAAACAGAAAATACCTTTGGATTTTCAAGAGAAGAAATCATCAACCAATCAGTAGAACTCCTCGTACCCTTCCATCACAGAAATGGTCATGATCGTATGATCGAAGGCTATTTCCAATCGCCGAGACCTATGAGAATCGGAAAAGACCAAGTGACGACAGCGGTAAAAAAAGATGGAAGCGAAATTTTTGTGGAAGTGAGTTTGAATGGTTTTGTTGTCAACCAAACAAGTTACGTATCAGCAATCATCGTGGACATCACAGAAAAAGTATTGGCGGATCAAAAAATCAAAAACCAAATCCAAGAATTAAAAGAAATCGCAAGAATCCAATCACATGAGATTAGAAGTCCACTTTCGAATATCCTTGGCCTTGTCAATCTTTTGGAATCGGGAATGCCAGAAGAAACTAAAAAAGAAATTTATACACACTTACGAAAGTCAGCTACCGATCTAGATACTTTAATTTGTGGCATAGTAAAAAAAACTGCCATCAGTCTCTCGCAATAA